In one window of Hyla sarda isolate aHylSar1 chromosome 1, aHylSar1.hap1, whole genome shotgun sequence DNA:
- the LOC130297646 gene encoding zinc finger protein 585B-like isoform X1, producing MLYYTNQKTENHRGECKKVPIRCQDVAVYFSMEEWEYVEGHKDQYKDQVMMEDQQPLTSPVRSSKRTAPERCPRPLDEQNMENIDLIYINAPDIKEEEEKTEVSGDEQYKKNISTGKDFIYIISTDIKKEKETDVSGDEQYVEDISTGKDFIYVNATDIKEEEETNVSGDKQYKEDIPIGKDLIYINTTDLKKEEEETDVSGDDQYKEDLPSGKDLIYINAPDIIVKVEEETDVSSDEQYKEDVPTGNRSDSCSRRSEENLISSDYKADDDITQDTYEEHSIIPDTPSALHSQDLILIYRSDPYIQVPSSHSSQDVKQKKSKKEYICPECGKCCAQKSDLLKHLKVHTGEKPFSCSECGKCFSTKSNLVKHQKSHKGEKPVSCSECGKRFTHQGNLVQHLRIHTGEKPFACSQCDKCFSEKSYLVKHQRSHTGEKTVFMLRMWEMFFHQIKSYPTSKNSHRREAIFHVPNVRNVFLIKQIFLNIKEFTQGRNHFHVPNVGNVLLINQVLLNIKEVTQGRNHFHVQIVGNLFLGMQTLLNIKKTHTGEKTFPCSECGKCFTEKSSLAVHQRTHTGEKPYSCSACGKSFTYRSSLVDHEKSHAEKQSFSCSECGKCFTKISNLKKHQKTHTGEKAIFMFRMWEMLYSQTKPYQSSKNSHRRETIFHAQNVGNVLF from the exons gttcctataaggtgtcaggacgtggcggtctatttctccatggaggagtgggagtatgtagaaggacacaaggatcagtacaaggatcaggtcatgatggaggatcagcagcccctcacatcaccag tcagatccagtaagagaacagcaccagagaggtgtccccgtcctcttgatgagcagaatatggaaaatatagatctgatctatattaatgctccagacataaaggaagaagaagagaagacAGAAGTGAGCGGCGATgagcagtataaaaagaacatttcTACAGGAAAAGATTTCATCTATATTATTTCTacagacataaaaaaagaaaaggagacagatgtgagcggcgaTGAGCAGTATGTggaggacatttctacagggAAAGATTTTATCTatgttaatgctacagacataaaggaagaagaagagacaaatGTGAGCGGTgataagcagtataaggaggacattcctatagggaaagatctgatctatattaataccACAGAcctaaagaaagaagaagaagagacagatgtgagcggtgatgatcagtataaggaggaccttccttcagggaaagatctgatctatattaatgctccagacataatagtaaaagtagaagaagagacagatgtgagcagtgatgagcagtataaggaggacgttCCTACAGGTAATCGctcag attcttgtagcaggagatcagaggagaatcttatatcttcagattataaagcagatgatgatatcacacaagatacatatgaagaacattccattatcccagatacaccctcagctcttcacagccaagatctgatCCTTATATACAGATctgatccttatatacaggtcccatcttctcattcatcacaggatgttaagcaaaaaaaaagtaagaaggaATAtatatgtccagaatgtgggaaatgttgtgctcagaaatcagatcttttAAAGCATCTAAaagttcacacaggagagaagccgttttcgtgttcagaatgtggaaaatgttttagtaccaaatcaaatcttgttaaacatcaaaaaaGTCACAAAGGGGAGAAGCCAgtttcgtgttcagaatgtgggaaacgttttACACATCAAGGCAATCTTGTTCAACActtgagaattcacacaggggagaagccatttgcaTGCTCGCAATGTGATAAATGTTTTTCTGAGAAATcgtatcttgttaaacatcagagaagtcacacaggggagaaaacggttttcatgctcagaatgtgggaaatgtttttccaTCAAATCAAATCTTATccaacatcaaagaattcacacaggagagaagccatttttcaTGTTccgaatgtgagaaatgtttttctGATAAAGCAAATCTtcttaaacatcaaagaattcacacaggggagaaaccatttccATGTcccgaatgtgggaaatgttttactgataaatcaagtcttgttaaacatcaaagaagtcacacaggggagaaaccattttcatgttcagattgTGGGAAATCTTTTCCTTGGAATGCAgaccttgttaaacatcaaaaaaactcacacaggggagaagacctttccatgttcagaatgtgggaaatgttttactgagaaatcaagtcttgctgtacatcaaagaactcacacaggggagaagccatattcatgctcagcaTGTGGAAAAAGTTTTACTTACAGATCAAGTCTTGTTGATCATGAAAAATCTCACGCAGAGAAGCagtcattttcatgttcagaatgtgggaaatgtttcactaaaatatcAAATcttaaaaaacaccaaaaaactcacacaggggaaaaagccattttcatgttcagaatgtgggaaatgttatactcGCAAACCAAACCTTATCagtcatcaaagaactcacacaggagagaaaccatttttcatgctcagaatgtgggaaatgttttattctgA
- the LOC130297646 gene encoding zinc finger protein 436-like isoform X2 gives MLYYTNQKTENHRGSYKVSGRGGLFLHGGVGVCRRTQGSVQGSGHDGGSAAPHITRSSKRTAPERCPRPLDEQNMENIDLIYINAPDIKEEEEKTEVSGDEQYKKNISTGKDFIYIISTDIKKEKETDVSGDEQYVEDISTGKDFIYVNATDIKEEEETNVSGDKQYKEDIPIGKDLIYINTTDLKKEEEETDVSGDDQYKEDLPSGKDLIYINAPDIIVKVEEETDVSSDEQYKEDVPTGNRSDSCSRRSEENLISSDYKADDDITQDTYEEHSIIPDTPSALHSQDLILIYRSDPYIQVPSSHSSQDVKQKKSKKEYICPECGKCCAQKSDLLKHLKVHTGEKPFSCSECGKCFSTKSNLVKHQKSHKGEKPVSCSECGKRFTHQGNLVQHLRIHTGEKPFACSQCDKCFSEKSYLVKHQRSHTGEKTVFMLRMWEMFFHQIKSYPTSKNSHRREAIFHVPNVRNVFLIKQIFLNIKEFTQGRNHFHVPNVGNVLLINQVLLNIKEVTQGRNHFHVQIVGNLFLGMQTLLNIKKTHTGEKTFPCSECGKCFTEKSSLAVHQRTHTGEKPYSCSACGKSFTYRSSLVDHEKSHAEKQSFSCSECGKCFTKISNLKKHQKTHTGEKAIFMFRMWEMLYSQTKPYQSSKNSHRRETIFHAQNVGNVLF, from the exons gttcctataaggtgtcaggacgtggcggtctatttctccatggaggagtgggagtatgtagaaggacacaaggatcagtacaaggatcaggtcatgatggaggatcagcagcccctcacatcaccag atccagtaagagaacagcaccagagaggtgtccccgtcctcttgatgagcagaatatggaaaatatagatctgatctatattaatgctccagacataaaggaagaagaagagaagacAGAAGTGAGCGGCGATgagcagtataaaaagaacatttcTACAGGAAAAGATTTCATCTATATTATTTCTacagacataaaaaaagaaaaggagacagatgtgagcggcgaTGAGCAGTATGTggaggacatttctacagggAAAGATTTTATCTatgttaatgctacagacataaaggaagaagaagagacaaatGTGAGCGGTgataagcagtataaggaggacattcctatagggaaagatctgatctatattaataccACAGAcctaaagaaagaagaagaagagacagatgtgagcggtgatgatcagtataaggaggaccttccttcagggaaagatctgatctatattaatgctccagacataatagtaaaagtagaagaagagacagatgtgagcagtgatgagcagtataaggaggacgttCCTACAGGTAATCGctcag attcttgtagcaggagatcagaggagaatcttatatcttcagattataaagcagatgatgatatcacacaagatacatatgaagaacattccattatcccagatacaccctcagctcttcacagccaagatctgatCCTTATATACAGATctgatccttatatacaggtcccatcttctcattcatcacaggatgttaagcaaaaaaaaagtaagaaggaATAtatatgtccagaatgtgggaaatgttgtgctcagaaatcagatcttttAAAGCATCTAAaagttcacacaggagagaagccgttttcgtgttcagaatgtggaaaatgttttagtaccaaatcaaatcttgttaaacatcaaaaaaGTCACAAAGGGGAGAAGCCAgtttcgtgttcagaatgtgggaaacgttttACACATCAAGGCAATCTTGTTCAACActtgagaattcacacaggggagaagccatttgcaTGCTCGCAATGTGATAAATGTTTTTCTGAGAAATcgtatcttgttaaacatcagagaagtcacacaggggagaaaacggttttcatgctcagaatgtgggaaatgtttttccaTCAAATCAAATCTTATccaacatcaaagaattcacacaggagagaagccatttttcaTGTTccgaatgtgagaaatgtttttctGATAAAGCAAATCTtcttaaacatcaaagaattcacacaggggagaaaccatttccATGTcccgaatgtgggaaatgttttactgataaatcaagtcttgttaaacatcaaagaagtcacacaggggagaaaccattttcatgttcagattgTGGGAAATCTTTTCCTTGGAATGCAgaccttgttaaacatcaaaaaaactcacacaggggagaagacctttccatgttcagaatgtgggaaatgttttactgagaaatcaagtcttgctgtacatcaaagaactcacacaggggagaagccatattcatgctcagcaTGTGGAAAAAGTTTTACTTACAGATCAAGTCTTGTTGATCATGAAAAATCTCACGCAGAGAAGCagtcattttcatgttcagaatgtgggaaatgtttcactaaaatatcAAATcttaaaaaacaccaaaaaactcacacaggggaaaaagccattttcatgttcagaatgtgggaaatgttatactcGCAAACCAAACCTTATCagtcatcaaagaactcacacaggagagaaaccatttttcatgctcagaatgtgggaaatgttttattctgA
- the LOC130297646 gene encoding zinc finger protein 436-like isoform X3, whose protein sequence is MEEWEYVEGHKDQYKDQVMMEDQQPLTSPVRSSKRTAPERCPRPLDEQNMENIDLIYINAPDIKEEEEKTEVSGDEQYKKNISTGKDFIYIISTDIKKEKETDVSGDEQYVEDISTGKDFIYVNATDIKEEEETNVSGDKQYKEDIPIGKDLIYINTTDLKKEEEETDVSGDDQYKEDLPSGKDLIYINAPDIIVKVEEETDVSSDEQYKEDVPTGNRSDSCSRRSEENLISSDYKADDDITQDTYEEHSIIPDTPSALHSQDLILIYRSDPYIQVPSSHSSQDVKQKKSKKEYICPECGKCCAQKSDLLKHLKVHTGEKPFSCSECGKCFSTKSNLVKHQKSHKGEKPVSCSECGKRFTHQGNLVQHLRIHTGEKPFACSQCDKCFSEKSYLVKHQRSHTGEKTVFMLRMWEMFFHQIKSYPTSKNSHRREAIFHVPNVRNVFLIKQIFLNIKEFTQGRNHFHVPNVGNVLLINQVLLNIKEVTQGRNHFHVQIVGNLFLGMQTLLNIKKTHTGEKTFPCSECGKCFTEKSSLAVHQRTHTGEKPYSCSACGKSFTYRSSLVDHEKSHAEKQSFSCSECGKCFTKISNLKKHQKTHTGEKAIFMFRMWEMLYSQTKPYQSSKNSHRRETIFHAQNVGNVLF, encoded by the exons atggaggagtgggagtatgtagaaggacacaaggatcagtacaaggatcaggtcatgatggaggatcagcagcccctcacatcaccag tcagatccagtaagagaacagcaccagagaggtgtccccgtcctcttgatgagcagaatatggaaaatatagatctgatctatattaatgctccagacataaaggaagaagaagagaagacAGAAGTGAGCGGCGATgagcagtataaaaagaacatttcTACAGGAAAAGATTTCATCTATATTATTTCTacagacataaaaaaagaaaaggagacagatgtgagcggcgaTGAGCAGTATGTggaggacatttctacagggAAAGATTTTATCTatgttaatgctacagacataaaggaagaagaagagacaaatGTGAGCGGTgataagcagtataaggaggacattcctatagggaaagatctgatctatattaataccACAGAcctaaagaaagaagaagaagagacagatgtgagcggtgatgatcagtataaggaggaccttccttcagggaaagatctgatctatattaatgctccagacataatagtaaaagtagaagaagagacagatgtgagcagtgatgagcagtataaggaggacgttCCTACAGGTAATCGctcag attcttgtagcaggagatcagaggagaatcttatatcttcagattataaagcagatgatgatatcacacaagatacatatgaagaacattccattatcccagatacaccctcagctcttcacagccaagatctgatCCTTATATACAGATctgatccttatatacaggtcccatcttctcattcatcacaggatgttaagcaaaaaaaaagtaagaaggaATAtatatgtccagaatgtgggaaatgttgtgctcagaaatcagatcttttAAAGCATCTAAaagttcacacaggagagaagccgttttcgtgttcagaatgtggaaaatgttttagtaccaaatcaaatcttgttaaacatcaaaaaaGTCACAAAGGGGAGAAGCCAgtttcgtgttcagaatgtgggaaacgttttACACATCAAGGCAATCTTGTTCAACActtgagaattcacacaggggagaagccatttgcaTGCTCGCAATGTGATAAATGTTTTTCTGAGAAATcgtatcttgttaaacatcagagaagtcacacaggggagaaaacggttttcatgctcagaatgtgggaaatgtttttccaTCAAATCAAATCTTATccaacatcaaagaattcacacaggagagaagccatttttcaTGTTccgaatgtgagaaatgtttttctGATAAAGCAAATCTtcttaaacatcaaagaattcacacaggggagaaaccatttccATGTcccgaatgtgggaaatgttttactgataaatcaagtcttgttaaacatcaaagaagtcacacaggggagaaaccattttcatgttcagattgTGGGAAATCTTTTCCTTGGAATGCAgaccttgttaaacatcaaaaaaactcacacaggggagaagacctttccatgttcagaatgtgggaaatgttttactgagaaatcaagtcttgctgtacatcaaagaactcacacaggggagaagccatattcatgctcagcaTGTGGAAAAAGTTTTACTTACAGATCAAGTCTTGTTGATCATGAAAAATCTCACGCAGAGAAGCagtcattttcatgttcagaatgtgggaaatgtttcactaaaatatcAAATcttaaaaaacaccaaaaaactcacacaggggaaaaagccattttcatgttcagaatgtgggaaatgttatactcGCAAACCAAACCTTATCagtcatcaaagaactcacacaggagagaaaccatttttcatgctcagaatgtgggaaatgttttattctgA